A stretch of Acropora palmata chromosome 9, jaAcrPala1.3, whole genome shotgun sequence DNA encodes these proteins:
- the LOC141892674 gene encoding uncharacterized protein LOC141892674: MACFCVINLFLVWFGILLWTGEAADFCTILFETQQDHTLLGHVVETVSVTDEFECNRKCIHTNTCKSFNVHPSESNPIKKTCEINNQTRQMKPKQYKKIGSSYHGSVEVSCVNVMETNNQQKSGRCHSGYSGKQYTLTAANRLGEAVVRYFSGDINVQPASCGSYVLMEDDKSWLARQCRRWDLSRGRWSRSNVRSNKAGERLYNHAAWIKRAFHWNLVTGQNNFCCDDSGAPPSSGDFWKVFVR; encoded by the exons atggcttGCTTCTGTGTAATTAACCTTTTCTTGGTTTGGTTTGGAATTTTGCTATGGACAGGAGAAGCAGCTGATTTTTGTACAATTCTTTTTGAAACTCAACAAG ATCACACACTTCTGGGCCACGTCGTGGAAACTGTCAGCGTTACCGATGAATTTGAATGTAACCGAAAATGCATCCATACCAACACCTGCAAATCGTTTAATGTCCATCCGTCAGAAAGCAATCCGATCAAGAAAACATGCGAGATAAATAACCAAACGCGTCAAATGAAGCCTAAACAGTACAAGAAGATTGGATCAAGCTACCATGGCTCCGTTGAG GTTTCCTGTGTCAATGTTATGGAAACTAACAATCAGCAAAAAAGCGGACGCTGTCACTCGGGATACTCGGGAAAGCAATACACTC TTACGGCTGCTAACAGGCTTGGGGAAGCTGTGGTCCGCTACTTTAGTGGAGACATCAATGTTCAACCAGCCTCTTGTGGGTCGTATGTGCTAATGGAGGATGATAAATCTTGGCTGGCAAGGCAATGCCGTAGATGGGATCTGTCTCGTGGTAGATGGTCAAGAAGTAATGTACGTTCGAATAAAGCTGGGGAAAGACTATATAATCACGCTGCCTGGATTAAGAGGGCGTTTCATTGGAACCTTGTGACGggacaaaacaatttttgttgcGATGATTCGGGTGCACCACCGTCCTCTGGTGATTTTTGGAAAGTCTTTGTTCgttaa